A stretch of Henckelia pumila isolate YLH828 chromosome 4, ASM3356847v2, whole genome shotgun sequence DNA encodes these proteins:
- the LOC140861927 gene encoding uncharacterized protein — translation MVTAWLINSMEPAIGKPFMFLPTASDVWEAVKETYSDLENYSQLYDLNTRMWRQQQGNRDVTSYYNELLTIWQELDFFETDEWESKNDCCRYRKNLEHGRVFVFLARLNKELDEVRGRLLGRKPLPSLREIFSEVRREEAQRHVMLQRVAEQRVETEGSALISNGKKPASDYRDGGKQKPW, via the coding sequence ATGGTGACTGCTTGGTTAATTAATTCCATGGAACCCGCAATAGGTAAACCCTTCATGTTTTTACCTACTGCCAGTGATGTTTGGGAGGCGGTTAAAGAAACGTACTCCGATTTGGAAAACTACTCTCAGTTATATGATCTGAATACCCGAATGTGGCGACAGCAACAAGGAAATCGAGACGTGACGTCTTACTACAATGAATTGTTGACTATTTGGCAAGAATTGGATTTTTTTGAAACTGATGAATGGGAAAGCAAGAACGATTGTTGTCGCTACCGGAAAAATCTTGAGCATGGTCGTGTGTTTGTCTTCTTGGCTAGATTAAACAAAGAATTAGATGAAGTTCGGGGCAGACTCCTTGGCCGGAAGCCTCTTCCAAGTCTTCGTGAGATTTTTTCTGAAGTACGACGTGAGGAAGCTCAACGCCATGTTATGTTACAGCGAGTCGCTGAACAGAGAGTAGAAACTGAGGGATCCGCACTGATTAGTAATGGAAAGAAACCTGCCAGTGATTATCGTGATGGAGGAAAGCAGAAACCTTGGTGA